CACGCACCCAACACTCATCAACAGCTAGGAAAATTCTGTGACCTTTCTTTTCCCAGCCTAGATATGTAGTTTTCAAGGATCTAAATGTGCTATTTAAGCACGTATTAAAATCGTTATCTTTACTTAACAGGCTTTAGTTCACTCATAGGGTTTTTACGTTTAGCAATGGTTCTAAATTGACGATCCTTTACCGTTCGAATTCGATAATAGATACTGGACAGCTTTTCAGCATTACCATGGCGATCCACCGCCCAAATGCCATGCACATTATACCTTTTTCCTTCAAAGGTTTTTACATTGTCAGCGTGTGAAGAAATATCATAGTAAGCAAAGTGCTTTTTATTAGACTTCAACTTACCACCTCCCATGTTTATGGCTCCCCAGCTACTCTAGGCTTTAATTGTTCTAATAAAACCTCTTTAGCTGAGCATTTACCTTCCTTAATAGAAGCTATATCTTCTTCAGAAAGGTTAAAACGATCATTAATAGAATCAAGAATATTCTCCCTCGATCTTTTTAGCTTAATCGCTAACTCAATGGTTCGAGCTGTATCATCAATGCTAGGTTGTTTATTTATATCCTGCTTTTCTTGTTCTTCGCGGTCATTGAACCATTCAGGAATCACTTCCTTTCGGGAAGAGCTTTTAGTAGCTGGTCCATTTCGAATCTTTTTGTTTTTATATTCAACTTCTTCTGCCTCTGCTTGTTCAATTGTTCGAATTCCTTTATTGATCCAAGACTGGAGAATACTCTTCACATACCCCCATGTTGGTTTATTACGATCCAGAGAGCGCCTCATGGCTTCCAAGATTAACGGTTCTCCAAGGTCTTCACTCCAGTTTGCTATTTCTTCTGAGATTTTAGGACGTATAGCGCCAATGTTGTTTTTATAAAATTGAATGGGACACTCCATTTGTTCTGCAGTAGTTGTAGTAATAAATTCTTTTACATTCTTAACTTCTTTAAGTTCTCTACCATTCTTGTATGTGTCTTTCTGCTGTCT
The Halobacillus halophilus DSM 2266 DNA segment above includes these coding regions:
- a CDS encoding DnaD domain-containing protein, giving the protein MQGWLKLHRKILQSEIFENEKLLKIFIYCLTKSSHKNTESRVGRQKVQLKPGQFIFGRKKAALELNMKESTVRDYFEILEEDGVISIDSTNKYSVITVDNWAIYQSNDEEYDHKTTPDNQQNNSNLPSERQQKDTYKNGRELKEVKNVKEFITTTTAEQMECPIQFYKNNIGAIRPKISEEIANWSEDLGEPLILEAMRRSLDRNKPTWGYVKSILQSWINKGIRTIEQAEAEEVEYKNKKIRNGPATKSSSRKEVIPEWFNDREEQEKQDINKQPSIDDTARTIELAIKLKRSRENILDSINDRFNLSEEDIASIKEGKCSAKEVLLEQLKPRVAGEP